ATCATCTGTACAATTCTCACTCTAGGTGGACACTCAAAGAAGCATCGTACAAATCACTCGCTTCCCACCTACCTGGTCACCCACCGACCTGGAAATCACTCGAAATCACCCATTCGCCATCTGGTCAACCGATCTTGAGACCTACAGACCGGATAGTCGCTGAGAAATATAGTTTGATGGGTAGTTTGAGTCATGATGCGGGGGTAGTGGTGGGCGTCGTGATAGCTCAGCGGAGTGGGTAAGAGGGAGTGGAATGgaaagatgaaggtggttgaAACCCATTTCGTCGTCAGATAAGGAAGACAACAGCATTTCCGCATGATAATTGTATAGATTGTTCAAGTCTTGCATCGGACCGAATGTTATCTCATGGTTATCCCAAAGTCGCGTCACGATGCAAGGTATACTAGTAGTGCTACATAGCCCTCTCACTCAAACACctgtccctcttccctcctttccagCGCACCAAAGTTTGGCAACTTGAACCCCTTCTTCAGCTCGTCCAGATCTAATCCAAATCCATTACCCATCTGTCCTTCCCGAGCTACAACTATCCGATCCAGTTGTTTCGTTCCACATTCATTCTCGTCgtcattgtcgttgtcgcTGCCCTTTGGTCTTTCGTTATCGTTTCCTTGTCCATTCCGTACCGCCCCTCGATCACCTAGAGTCCCAAGCTCGATACTTCGATAGGCAGACCTGCCTTCATTTCCGATGTGCGTATATCGTTCCCCATTCAAAGagccttcctctctttctccgctCCCTGCTGGAAGTTGCgtctcctcccctcctccctccccttTCATTTTCCTTATCACCCCAATCACACCCCTGAGCTCATCtaccatctctccacctttcttcctcatctctccctctgtaTCAACCACCGCCTCGTCTCCTCTGAGGAGTATCTCCACGCTCgttcccttctctctcgcttccttcATCAGGGCAATACGTTCCGCTCTGCTCAACTGACCTAGACGGGCTTTGAAATCTGACTGGGGAAGAGATATCGAATCAGATTCGAAAATCGTATCTCTACCAGCGGGAGGAAGG
This region of Kwoniella shandongensis chromosome 7, complete sequence genomic DNA includes:
- a CDS encoding holo-[acyl-carrier-protein] synthase, producing the protein MIVGIGIDILSLSRIRELILRRGADKLAKRICTEGEYSLFKEIEQPPRGSSIDQEVLDEKRLRFLSSRWTLKEASYKSLASHLPGHPPTWKSLEITHSPSGQPILRPTDRIVAEKYSLMGSLSHDAGVVVGVVIAQRSG